One window from the genome of Candidatus Limnocylindrales bacterium encodes:
- a CDS encoding outer membrane beta-barrel protein produces the protein MIKLNYLPKALPIFILFFFFPTSIYAQNLFGNHLSGGVDVGFARFTNNDNGLGTGFSLRAYGEYTFAPHLSLTLFGGYIQFDENITLGSGTFSTTEPTRFDEAYVTGGIRARLVSIGGFVPYILGGAGVYNGHKEIVTLITPGIADTTRTIQSNDFGFNVGGGFEYFLNKNVSLTLEVLLHSIQGDIDEEILDITGGLRYIPISGK, from the coding sequence ATGATAAAACTTAACTACTTACCCAAAGCCCTCCCGATTTTTATTTTATTCTTTTTCTTTCCCACCTCAATTTACGCTCAAAATCTTTTTGGAAATCATTTATCCGGTGGAGTCGATGTGGGGTTTGCCAGATTTACAAACAATGATAACGGCCTGGGAACGGGATTCAGCCTTCGGGCTTACGGAGAGTATACCTTTGCACCTCACTTATCCCTCACCCTCTTCGGAGGATATATCCAATTCGATGAAAATATCACCTTAGGAAGTGGGACTTTCTCCACTACCGAACCAACCCGATTTGATGAGGCCTATGTAACCGGAGGAATTCGAGCCCGGTTGGTTTCCATAGGAGGTTTTGTTCCTTATATCCTGGGAGGTGCAGGAGTCTACAACGGACATAAAGAAATTGTAACACTCATTACCCCTGGAATCGCAGATACAACCAGAACTATTCAGAGTAACGATTTTGGATTTAATGTGGGGGGAGGCTTTGAATACTTTTTAAACAAAAATGTCTCCTTGACCCTGGAAGTCCTTCTCCATTCTATCCAGGGGGATATTGATGAGGAAATTCTCGATATTACAGGAGGGTTAAGATATATCCCCATTTCTGGGAAATAG
- a CDS encoding RNA polymerase sigma factor RpoD/SigA has product MKTLKIKTMAGVSQDKSLWFYLQDIGKIPTTTRKEEQELAERIQKGDSEAMRRLVEGNLKFVVKVAQSYQGCGLPLIDLINEGNLGLIEAAKRFDPSKKVKFISYAVWWIRQSILRALPEQGRTIRLPLKQAGLLLKLDKAYNELSQQKEGREPTPKEIAERMDISEEEVRDILEFSKRPLSLDAPTLEDENISLMNLVASKDSLAPDEAVVNQTLIEELRKLLDELEPREATILRLRFGLDGEGPLTLEEIGGRLHLSRERVRQLEKRAKERLKKRADAKSLGDYLN; this is encoded by the coding sequence ATGAAAACTTTAAAAATCAAAACCATGGCAGGGGTTTCCCAGGATAAAAGCTTGTGGTTTTATCTCCAGGATATTGGGAAAATCCCTACCACTACCAGAAAGGAGGAGCAGGAGTTAGCCGAGAGAATTCAGAAAGGGGATTCAGAAGCCATGCGTCGCCTGGTAGAAGGAAACTTAAAATTTGTAGTGAAGGTGGCTCAGAGTTACCAGGGATGCGGTTTACCTTTGATTGATTTAATCAATGAAGGAAATTTGGGGCTTATAGAAGCGGCGAAACGATTCGATCCTTCAAAAAAGGTTAAGTTTATCTCCTATGCGGTGTGGTGGATTCGACAGTCTATTTTACGGGCTTTACCTGAACAAGGTCGTACCATTCGATTACCTTTAAAGCAAGCAGGGCTTTTATTAAAACTGGATAAGGCTTATAACGAGTTGTCTCAGCAAAAAGAGGGAAGGGAACCGACTCCGAAGGAGATTGCCGAGCGAATGGATATTTCAGAGGAAGAGGTCCGGGATATCCTGGAATTCTCGAAACGACCTTTATCTCTTGATGCCCCAACGCTGGAAGATGAAAATATTAGTCTGATGAACCTTGTGGCCAGTAAAGATAGTCTGGCACCTGATGAGGCCGTGGTCAACCAGACCCTCATCGAGGAACTTCGGAAACTCCTAGACGAGCTAGAGCCTCGAGAGGCGACTATCCTGCGATTACGATTTGGGCTAGATGGAGAAGGGCCTTTAACCCTGGAAGAAATCGGGGGAAGGTTACATCTGAGCCGTGAAAGGGTTCGACAGTTGGAGAAGCGGGCCAAAGAAAGATTAAAAAAGCGGGCAGATGCTAAGAGTTTAGGGGATTATCTGAATTAG
- a CDS encoding bifunctional transaldolase/phosoglucose isomerase encodes MEAVSTYRINRQTFKLSEDLTAAVKTSLEAWQREDKVRRLWARDASLWTGTEEGNWLGWLEITADQLAHLQRFKSIAEEVKNARFSHALLLGMGGSSLCPEVMKMTFGKQAGYPELLVLDSTDPAQIHTFESKIDLASTLFIVSSKSGSTLEPNIFKQYFFEQVKRVVGEKEVGNRFIAITDPGSKLQQMAEKDGFRHIFFGVPSIGGRYSALSDFGMIPSAIMGVDVERFLSHTEDMVRACKPSMPIEENPGVVLGTILGVLANRGYDKVTLITSPGIYDLGAWLEQLLAESTGKEGKGLIPVDRESLGSPDVYGQDRIFIYIRLESEPDESQDKAIDRLEQAGQPVVRISVNEIYDLGEEFFRWEMATAVAGSILGINPFDQPDVEASKEETRKLTSEYERTGALPPEIPILEEGSLQLFTDEKNARALKEAVESDPSLVTYLKAHLNRLQANDYFAVLAYVEMNEAHEKLLQALRHAVRDAKQVATCLGFGPRFLHSTGQVYKGGPNRGVFLQITCEDAIDLPVPGQKYTFGVVKAAQARGDFQVLTERDRRALRVHLGKEVRTDLVKLETAIRQALV; translated from the coding sequence ATGGAAGCCGTTTCTACCTATCGCATCAACCGTCAAACTTTCAAACTATCCGAGGACCTCACCGCTGCTGTTAAGACATCCCTCGAAGCCTGGCAGAGAGAGGATAAGGTCAGGCGGTTGTGGGCACGGGATGCCTCTCTCTGGACGGGAACCGAAGAGGGAAACTGGCTGGGATGGTTAGAGATTACGGCAGATCAACTGGCACACCTCCAACGCTTTAAAAGTATTGCCGAAGAGGTGAAAAATGCCAGATTCTCCCACGCCTTGCTTTTAGGAATGGGGGGATCCAGTCTCTGTCCTGAAGTCATGAAGATGACGTTCGGTAAACAGGCCGGTTATCCCGAACTGTTGGTTCTGGATTCCACAGATCCGGCTCAAATTCACACCTTCGAAAGCAAAATCGATCTGGCCAGCACCCTGTTTATCGTATCCAGTAAGTCGGGAAGTACTCTCGAACCCAACATCTTTAAGCAGTATTTCTTCGAGCAGGTTAAACGAGTGGTCGGCGAAAAAGAAGTCGGCAACCGTTTTATTGCCATCACGGATCCGGGCTCGAAGCTGCAGCAGATGGCTGAAAAGGATGGTTTCCGTCATATTTTCTTCGGGGTACCCAGTATCGGAGGTCGGTACTCCGCCCTTTCGGATTTTGGAATGATTCCCTCTGCCATCATGGGAGTAGACGTAGAGAGGTTCTTGAGCCACACCGAAGACATGGTCCGGGCTTGTAAGCCTTCCATGCCCATCGAAGAAAACCCCGGGGTTGTGTTGGGGACTATCCTGGGAGTCCTGGCCAATCGGGGTTATGATAAGGTTACCCTCATCACTTCACCGGGCATTTATGACCTGGGGGCCTGGTTAGAGCAATTGCTTGCGGAATCAACCGGCAAAGAAGGGAAGGGGTTGATTCCTGTGGATCGTGAATCTTTGGGTTCTCCCGACGTGTATGGACAGGATCGGATCTTTATTTATATCAGGTTGGAGTCTGAGCCGGATGAGTCTCAAGATAAGGCCATAGACCGTCTCGAACAGGCCGGACAGCCAGTAGTCCGTATCTCTGTAAATGAGATCTACGATTTAGGGGAAGAGTTCTTTCGTTGGGAGATGGCAACGGCCGTTGCCGGCTCCATCTTAGGAATTAATCCCTTTGACCAGCCGGATGTGGAAGCCAGTAAAGAGGAAACGCGGAAACTAACAAGCGAATATGAACGAACCGGTGCACTTCCGCCGGAAATTCCGATTCTGGAAGAGGGTAGTCTCCAGCTCTTTACCGATGAGAAGAACGCCAGAGCGCTGAAAGAAGCCGTAGAGTCGGACCCATCATTGGTAACTTATCTTAAAGCCCACTTAAATCGACTCCAGGCGAACGACTATTTTGCAGTTCTGGCCTACGTGGAAATGAATGAGGCTCACGAGAAACTCCTGCAAGCTCTGCGACATGCCGTGCGGGACGCCAAACAGGTAGCCACCTGCCTGGGCTTTGGGCCTCGTTTCTTACACTCTACCGGTCAGGTTTATAAAGGGGGACCGAACCGGGGGGTCTTTTTACAAATTACCTGTGAAGATGCCATAGACTTGCCGGTACCCGGACAGAAATATACCTTTGGAGTGGTAAAAGCAGCCCAGGCACGGGGTGATTTCCAGGTATTGACGGAACGGGATCGACGGGCGTTGCGGGTCCATCTGGGTAAAGAGGTAAGGACCGATCTGGTAAAACTGGAGACCGCTATTCGGCAAGCCTTAGTTTAA
- a CDS encoding DNA polymerase, whose protein sequence is MGMLITRTEDLYRILPELEKMDLVAVDTETTGLDPHLNQVILFQIGTPTKQFLIDTRKASLEPLRSFLEGPKPKVLHNAKFDYKMIRGTFGIKMENLIDTMILEQVLTSGAQERGFGLKDLAAQYLNIDMDKSERSSFMAHTGDFTEAQLDYAIRDIIHTYQILLKQVPKIVQQGLEHTAKLECLVIPAFGDMEFDGFFLDTEKWNQLIKISEIERDKAKAELDRIFKATRKSDNLFGWVDINYDSDEQLKKALADLGIHVEDTSRETLMGIKHEVKDWLLIYREHQKVLSTYGESFLKHIHPKTGRIHCDFKQLGAESGRVSCTNPNLQNIKAESEFRSAFVAPPGRKIITCDYSGCELRIIAELSEDPVFLKTFHEGGDLHAIVASTMFNKPVSKTENPELRKQAKFINFGLAYGMGAQGLATLVGCSEKEAEKLLNQYFKTYPKIKKFLDNAAKKALKEGYSETIGGRKRYYDISQIHSNPRERAAIERKAKNAPIQGTNADMTKLALVYIREEFKKRNLDALLVNTVHDEIVVESAEEIAEEVGKLVHDCMVKAGKYYLTKVPVEVEYEVAEFWKK, encoded by the coding sequence ATGGGTATGCTTATTACAAGGACAGAGGATCTTTACCGCATACTTCCCGAGTTGGAAAAAATGGATCTGGTTGCCGTAGATACCGAGACAACGGGACTGGATCCCCATCTGAATCAGGTCATCTTGTTCCAGATCGGAACGCCAACAAAACAATTTCTCATTGATACCCGAAAGGCTTCTCTAGAACCCTTGAGATCTTTTCTGGAGGGTCCCAAGCCCAAAGTTTTACATAATGCCAAATTTGATTACAAAATGATTCGTGGCACGTTTGGAATTAAAATGGAGAATCTGATCGATACGATGATTCTGGAGCAGGTACTGACCAGTGGCGCGCAGGAAAGGGGTTTTGGACTCAAAGATTTGGCCGCCCAGTATTTGAATATTGACATGGATAAGTCGGAACGAAGCAGTTTCATGGCCCACACCGGAGATTTTACAGAAGCTCAGCTGGATTATGCCATTCGGGATATCATCCATACGTATCAAATCCTTCTAAAACAGGTACCCAAGATCGTTCAACAGGGTCTTGAACACACGGCCAAACTGGAGTGTTTGGTTATTCCAGCATTTGGAGATATGGAGTTCGATGGGTTTTTCCTGGATACGGAAAAGTGGAATCAGTTGATCAAAATTTCTGAGATAGAGCGAGATAAGGCTAAAGCGGAGTTGGACCGGATCTTTAAAGCGACCCGGAAAAGTGATAATTTATTTGGATGGGTAGATATCAATTATGATAGTGACGAGCAGCTCAAGAAAGCCCTGGCCGATCTTGGGATCCATGTGGAAGATACCAGCCGGGAAACCTTAATGGGTATCAAGCATGAAGTTAAAGATTGGCTCCTGATCTACCGGGAGCATCAAAAAGTCCTCAGTACCTATGGAGAAAGTTTCCTCAAGCATATCCATCCCAAAACAGGTCGCATCCACTGTGACTTTAAACAGCTTGGAGCAGAAAGTGGCCGTGTTTCCTGTACCAACCCAAACCTTCAAAATATCAAGGCAGAATCTGAGTTCCGAAGCGCGTTTGTAGCCCCCCCGGGACGAAAGATCATCACCTGCGATTATAGCGGTTGTGAATTACGAATTATTGCAGAATTGAGTGAGGATCCTGTTTTCTTGAAAACCTTCCATGAAGGGGGAGATTTACATGCCATTGTAGCGTCTACCATGTTTAACAAACCGGTCAGTAAGACTGAGAACCCTGAGTTACGGAAACAGGCTAAATTTATTAATTTTGGTCTGGCCTACGGGATGGGTGCGCAAGGTTTAGCCACTCTGGTCGGCTGCTCCGAGAAAGAAGCTGAAAAACTCCTCAATCAATACTTTAAAACCTATCCTAAAATTAAAAAGTTTTTAGATAATGCAGCGAAAAAAGCCTTAAAAGAAGGTTATTCGGAAACCATCGGAGGACGAAAACGGTATTACGATATTTCCCAGATTCATTCCAATCCCAGGGAGCGTGCGGCCATTGAACGTAAAGCAAAGAATGCACCTATTCAGGGTACCAATGCAGATATGACCAAACTGGCCCTGGTCTATATACGAGAAGAGTTTAAAAAACGTAATCTGGATGCTTTACTGGTGAACACCGTTCATGATGAGATTGTGGTGGAAAGTGCAGAGGAGATTGCCGAAGAAGTTGGAAAACTCGTGCATGATTGTATGGTTAAGGCTGGGAAATATTATCTGACCAAGGTTCCCGTTGAAGTCGAGTACGAGGTGGCCGAATTTTGGAAGAAATAG
- a CDS encoding HEAT repeat domain-containing protein, with protein sequence MVYNKGCIRIGLTFLISLWGFLFYYGEILKAQGDEVEQKIAQLNSPEKTLRKDAANQLGFLKDPRGVDPLIQVLEKDPDSDVRRNAANALGALGDKRAVQPLIQALTDKSKDVCREAALALGKLNDPQAVEPLIKTLKNSDHFIRLAAVTSLGRLKDERAIEPLIGMLSDKDPFIREKAALALGEFGDERALDSLDRLVQNDPEKSVRQVAGKALEKIKKRVPSPQLKKQQTSP encoded by the coding sequence ATGGTTTATAACAAAGGGTGTATAAGGATAGGGCTAACCTTCTTGATCAGTCTGTGGGGATTCCTGTTTTATTATGGAGAAATTTTAAAGGCTCAAGGGGATGAAGTGGAGCAGAAGATTGCGCAATTGAATTCTCCGGAGAAGACCCTTCGTAAAGATGCGGCCAATCAACTGGGTTTTTTAAAAGATCCGCGGGGGGTAGATCCCCTCATTCAGGTCTTAGAAAAGGATCCAGATAGTGACGTACGTCGCAATGCGGCCAATGCCCTGGGGGCCTTAGGAGATAAAAGGGCTGTGCAACCCTTGATCCAGGCCCTTACGGACAAAAGTAAAGATGTTTGCCGGGAGGCCGCCCTGGCCCTGGGTAAGTTAAATGATCCTCAAGCCGTCGAGCCTTTAATAAAGACTTTAAAAAATTCAGATCATTTTATTCGCCTGGCCGCCGTCACGTCTTTAGGCCGTTTAAAGGATGAGAGGGCTATAGAACCTCTGATTGGTATGCTCAGCGATAAGGATCCTTTTATTCGGGAGAAGGCGGCTCTGGCTTTAGGGGAGTTTGGAGATGAGAGGGCCCTGGATTCACTAGACCGATTGGTTCAAAACGATCCCGAAAAATCTGTCCGGCAGGTGGCCGGTAAAGCACTTGAAAAGATTAAAAAACGGGTTCCATCTCCACAACTCAAAAAGCAACAAACCTCGCCATAA
- a CDS encoding DUF1328 domain-containing protein, whose amino-acid sequence MLSWALTFLIIAIIAGVLGFGGIAGTATEIAKVLFFVFLILFIISLITGRRTPGV is encoded by the coding sequence ATGTTATCATGGGCACTTACTTTCTTAATTATAGCCATTATTGCCGGGGTCCTGGGTTTTGGTGGGATTGCAGGCACCGCGACAGAGATTGCAAAGGTACTGTTTTTCGTCTTTCTAATTTTATTTATTATATCCCTGATCACGGGCCGAAGAACTCCAGGTGTTTAA
- a CDS encoding acetyl-CoA carboxylase carboxyltransferase subunit alpha, with the protein MEEIGEAMGATYELSFEKKIIEIENKIAELKRLSIGEEVDFSEEIRKLEKKASVLTQEIFSKLTDWERTQVARHPNRPYFLDYISRITTDFIELHGDRHFGDDKAIVGGLAKLDGRSVVFIGHQKGRTTKENIVRNFGMPHPEGYRKALRLMKLAEKFKKPIITMIDTPGAYPGIGAEERGQAEAIAVNLLEMSKLQVPILVVIIGEGGSGGALALGVGNRVLMLENSIYSVISPEGCAAILWEDQTKAPEAAERLCLTANHLMALGVIDEIVKEPLGGAHKNHDEMASILREALKRHLKELDLFTPEELVEQRYQKFRAMGVFEEG; encoded by the coding sequence TTGGAAGAAATAGGTGAAGCCATGGGCGCAACCTACGAATTAAGTTTCGAGAAGAAGATCATCGAAATTGAAAATAAGATCGCGGAACTTAAACGGCTTTCTATCGGGGAAGAGGTAGATTTTTCTGAAGAGATTCGAAAATTAGAAAAGAAAGCCAGCGTCTTAACCCAGGAGATTTTCTCTAAACTTACCGATTGGGAAAGAACGCAGGTAGCCCGACATCCCAATCGGCCTTATTTTTTAGATTATATAAGCCGGATAACAACGGATTTTATAGAACTTCATGGAGATCGTCACTTTGGCGATGATAAGGCCATCGTGGGAGGATTGGCCAAGCTAGATGGACGATCCGTTGTGTTTATCGGGCACCAGAAGGGACGAACAACCAAGGAAAATATTGTTCGCAACTTTGGTATGCCTCACCCGGAGGGGTATCGAAAAGCTTTGCGGTTAATGAAACTGGCCGAAAAATTTAAGAAACCCATCATTACCATGATCGATACCCCGGGAGCTTATCCGGGTATCGGTGCCGAGGAACGAGGGCAGGCCGAGGCCATTGCGGTTAATCTTCTGGAGATGTCGAAGCTTCAGGTTCCTATCCTCGTGGTCATCATCGGTGAAGGGGGAAGTGGAGGGGCTTTAGCTTTAGGAGTCGGTAATCGGGTACTCATGCTTGAAAATTCCATTTACTCGGTTATTTCCCCGGAAGGCTGTGCTGCGATACTCTGGGAAGATCAAACCAAAGCCCCCGAAGCGGCTGAAAGGCTCTGCCTTACCGCCAACCACCTGATGGCTTTAGGAGTTATCGATGAGATTGTAAAGGAACCCCTGGGAGGAGCCCATAAAAACCACGATGAGATGGCCTCTATCCTTCGAGAAGCCCTTAAACGGCATCTCAAAGAGCTGGACCTGTTCACCCCGGAAGAACTGGTCGAGCAGCGATATCAAAAATTCCGTGCCATGGGTGTATTTGAGGAAGGATAA
- a CDS encoding aminoglycoside phosphotransferase family protein produces MEVYQLAHQFQPLLARYVAENQSLREILDLKAKPVSLTFLAAGENNLAFKLSSPSESASPAWVLRFCLIPSRWKSNVEQIAYEYKTLEYLKGSGITAEPCYLDLSCQRFPYPLMGMTFLPGRILNYDNDLARCARIYAQLHAVTISDEKNHLLKNTHPLTLYYRESLRFAQKYLGCMKGDPLVKRILEFFIRKAEIKKDQEPYLLSQPVNGINHIDATFNNWLIDESQDRAYLVDWEWAEYGTVAGDLSHFLCPTLVYRHNRYILSEEQRIFFLKTYFDHCPDKSREAIIREHLRLVLPFIVLRSTTWAASVMVDYLEGTKVIERPESLRKVKAHLELDFLEWLKKQYFED; encoded by the coding sequence ATGGAGGTATATCAACTGGCCCATCAGTTTCAACCTTTACTTGCCCGATATGTAGCGGAAAATCAATCGCTTCGAGAGATATTGGATTTGAAGGCAAAGCCTGTATCCCTGACCTTTTTGGCGGCCGGGGAAAACAATCTGGCTTTTAAGCTTTCTTCTCCGTCTGAATCAGCTTCGCCTGCCTGGGTCCTTCGATTTTGTTTGATTCCTTCTCGATGGAAATCCAACGTGGAACAGATTGCCTATGAATATAAAACCTTAGAATACCTTAAAGGTTCGGGTATTACAGCAGAACCCTGTTATCTGGATCTCTCCTGCCAGAGATTTCCTTACCCTTTGATGGGGATGACCTTCCTTCCCGGACGTATCTTGAATTATGATAACGATCTGGCCAGGTGTGCCAGGATCTATGCCCAACTCCATGCCGTAACCATATCCGATGAAAAAAATCACCTGTTAAAGAATACCCATCCCCTTACTTTGTACTACCGGGAAAGCCTGAGGTTTGCTCAGAAATATTTGGGTTGTATGAAGGGAGATCCTCTGGTTAAGAGGATTCTGGAATTCTTTATTCGAAAGGCGGAAATCAAAAAGGACCAGGAACCTTATTTGCTGAGCCAACCGGTTAACGGAATTAATCACATTGATGCCACCTTTAATAACTGGCTCATCGATGAATCCCAGGATCGGGCTTATCTGGTGGATTGGGAGTGGGCTGAGTACGGAACCGTAGCCGGAGACTTATCGCACTTTCTCTGTCCGACTTTGGTATATCGGCATAACCGTTATATCCTCAGTGAAGAGCAGCGAATCTTTTTCCTGAAAACCTATTTTGATCATTGTCCGGACAAATCGAGGGAAGCTATTATTCGGGAGCATCTTCGGCTGGTCCTTCCATTTATTGTGTTACGCTCTACTACCTGGGCAGCTTCAGTGATGGTGGATTATCTGGAAGGTACCAAGGTCATCGAGCGACCAGAGTCGTTAAGGAAAGTTAAGGCCCATCTGGAACTGGACTTTCTGGAATGGTTAAAGAAACAGTATTTTGAAGATTAA
- a CDS encoding DUF5939 domain-containing protein codes for MIFSPRYFSVEKEFPLAMEQVWDLLSNTEHLNRTLGLPAINYSPPTGAKEGFYRKASTQLLKTFSLTWKEYPFEWIYPERYTVLRLFEGGFLERFFGGIELQRKTWGTRVRIFTHLTPRNLLGWLLVPLIGRKGVRDTLNYCQTFLPLTPSKAGDPFPRPKRRNPIPSNSFNNLFTKLANLPVDKSLIPRLRYLLLQGSEEEIVHMKPFALAKAWKADRYEVLRLFLYATKIGLLNLSWELMCPYCRVIKAEYETLTELSSRFHCDACGIDYEANFDQYVELRFSVHPRVRRADYQIHCIGGPAHTPHVLAQQYLPPDTGRELFLTLGEEDLRVRAFRYNQIVMLKPSPEKIETLDLLYGEEGWQTSSLTYRPGPVRIRLWNKSSKVLLALLEKVQWDPYAVPAAYVTTLQEFRSLFSSEVLAPDQQIGIENLSVFFTDLKGSTSLYEEVGETSAFNRVRTHFQFLTQRIKRHEGAIVKTIGDAVMAVFSLPERAVQAALEIQSEIEEFNRSLALDPPLIIKIGIHHGPAIAVNANDRLDYFGRTVNIAARVQRESRGGDVVLTQELFQDPRVQKVLKDFQIKVDPFQTALKGIEGTFTLYRLYLSRPQVL; via the coding sequence TTGATCTTTTCTCCCCGGTATTTTTCCGTTGAAAAAGAATTCCCTTTGGCTATGGAACAGGTCTGGGATCTTTTGAGCAACACCGAACACCTCAACCGGACCCTCGGTCTACCTGCCATAAATTATAGTCCCCCCACCGGAGCAAAGGAAGGCTTTTATCGAAAGGCCTCAACTCAACTCCTCAAGACCTTTTCCCTTACCTGGAAAGAGTATCCCTTTGAGTGGATTTATCCGGAGCGGTATACCGTATTACGCCTTTTTGAGGGAGGGTTTCTGGAGCGATTTTTTGGTGGTATCGAACTTCAGAGGAAAACCTGGGGAACCCGGGTACGGATTTTCACCCATTTAACTCCTCGAAACCTTTTAGGATGGCTACTTGTTCCTTTAATAGGTCGCAAAGGAGTCCGCGATACCCTGAATTACTGTCAGACCTTCCTCCCACTCACTCCATCTAAGGCCGGGGATCCTTTTCCTCGACCTAAGAGGCGGAATCCGATTCCTTCCAACTCTTTTAATAATTTGTTTACCAAATTAGCCAACTTGCCTGTAGATAAATCCCTCATTCCTCGATTAAGATACCTTCTCCTCCAAGGGAGTGAGGAGGAAATCGTTCACATGAAACCTTTTGCCCTCGCCAAGGCTTGGAAAGCAGATCGCTACGAAGTTCTCCGTCTTTTCCTTTATGCCACAAAAATAGGCCTTCTGAACCTGAGCTGGGAGCTTATGTGCCCGTATTGCCGGGTCATCAAAGCAGAATATGAAACCCTGACAGAACTGTCCAGTCGATTCCACTGTGATGCCTGTGGGATTGACTATGAAGCTAATTTTGACCAATACGTCGAACTCAGGTTTTCGGTCCATCCCCGGGTTCGTAGGGCGGACTATCAAATCCACTGTATCGGAGGACCCGCCCATACCCCCCACGTCCTTGCCCAACAATATCTTCCACCGGATACAGGGCGTGAGCTTTTCTTGACCCTTGGTGAAGAAGATCTTCGGGTCCGGGCATTCCGATATAATCAAATCGTTATGCTGAAGCCATCTCCAGAAAAAATTGAAACGCTAGATCTCCTCTATGGCGAAGAGGGTTGGCAGACCTCTTCTTTAACTTATCGCCCAGGTCCTGTCCGAATACGCCTCTGGAACAAAAGCTCAAAGGTTCTTCTGGCCCTTTTAGAAAAAGTACAATGGGATCCCTATGCCGTCCCGGCGGCTTATGTGACCACACTTCAAGAATTCCGAAGTCTTTTTAGCTCGGAAGTGCTTGCCCCGGATCAACAAATCGGTATTGAGAACCTTTCTGTCTTCTTTACCGATCTAAAAGGTTCCACGTCCCTCTATGAAGAGGTTGGAGAAACTTCTGCCTTCAATCGGGTTCGTACCCATTTTCAATTCCTTACCCAACGGATTAAGCGCCATGAGGGAGCTATTGTAAAAACCATTGGGGATGCGGTAATGGCTGTTTTTTCTTTACCTGAACGGGCCGTCCAGGCGGCCTTAGAAATTCAATCGGAAATTGAAGAATTTAACCGATCCTTGGCCCTTGATCCGCCACTGATTATTAAAATTGGAATCCACCACGGTCCTGCTATCGCAGTCAATGCAAACGATCGCCTGGATTACTTCGGCAGAACCGTAAATATCGCAGCACGAGTTCAACGGGAAAGTCGGGGAGGGGATGTCGTTCTGACCCAAGAACTCTTCCAGGACCCCCGGGTTCAGAAAGTCTTAAAAGATTTTCAAATTAAAGTCGATCCCTTCCAAACTGCGTTGAAAGGGATTGAAGGTACCTTTACCCTTTACCGTCTCTATTTATCTCGCCCGCAGGTCCTATAA